A genome region from Triticum aestivum cultivar Chinese Spring chromosome 2B, IWGSC CS RefSeq v2.1, whole genome shotgun sequence includes the following:
- the LOC123045821 gene encoding uncharacterized protein translates to MKALAGDGNASAPLLQATKISIPASSTGGAAEAALLGKGRYKVWALAAIALLALWSMSAASVSLRWSAGDLAAAVSGDLDAPLRDDLDSLEMEEREKLVGRMWDMYTRTSDEVRLPRFWQEAFEAAYEELAGDDMQVRDTAISEIARMSAHRLELEQPMNANQEEGKVSIMNNDHGRVKQ, encoded by the exons ATGAAGGCCCTCGCCGGCGACGGCAACGCCTCAGCGCCGCTTCTGCAGGCGACCAAGATCAGCATCCCCGCCTCCTCCACGggcggggccgcggaggccgcgcTCCTCGGGAAGGGCCGGTACAAGGTGTGGGCCCTCGCCGCCATCGCGCTCCTCGCGCTCTGGTCCATGTCGGCCGCCTCTGTCTCCCTCCGCTGGTCAGCCGGTGACCTAGCCGCCGCTGTCTCAGGGGACCTCGACGCGCCACTCCGCGACGATCTCGATTCCCTC GAGATGGAGGAAAGGGAGAAATTAGTTGGTCGGATGTGGGACATGTACACACGCACCAGCGATGAGGTACGCCTTCCACGGTTCTGGCAGGAAGCATTCGAGGCTGCATACGAGGAGCTTGCTGGTGATGATATGCAGGTCCGCGACACGGCCATCTCTGAGATTGCTCGAATGTCAGCCCACAGACTTGAGCTTGAGCAGCCTATGAATGCGAACCAG GAAGAGGGCAaggtgagcatcatgaataatGATCATGGCAGAGTGAAGCAGTAG